Proteins encoded within one genomic window of Pigmentiphaga sp. H8:
- a CDS encoding VOC family protein, with translation MTSFVPIRGLHHFAYRCRDAEETRRFYEDILGLPLTHLVRAETIPSTGEHCPYVHLFFEMTDGSNVAFFDLGDNQAAEPSPNTPRWANHLALRVDSVQAVEQARARLQAAGVEVLGPVDHEGFVQSIYFFDPNGVRLELTTTVASDEEMAGYRAAARSQCDAWTREKAARLAAAR, from the coding sequence ATGACATCTTTCGTACCCATCCGCGGCCTGCACCACTTCGCCTATCGATGCCGCGACGCCGAGGAAACCCGCCGTTTCTACGAGGACATCCTGGGCCTGCCGCTCACGCACCTGGTGCGCGCCGAGACCATCCCCAGCACCGGCGAACACTGCCCCTACGTCCACCTGTTCTTCGAGATGACCGATGGCAGCAACGTGGCCTTCTTCGACCTGGGCGACAACCAGGCGGCCGAGCCCTCGCCCAACACGCCGCGCTGGGCCAATCACCTGGCGCTGCGGGTGGATTCGGTACAGGCGGTGGAGCAGGCGCGCGCCCGATTGCAGGCCGCCGGCGTGGAAGTACTGGGCCCCGTGGACCACGAGGGCTTCGTGCAGTCCATCTACTTCTTCGACCCCAACGGCGTGCGGCTGGAGCTGACCACCACCGTGGCCAGCGACGAGGAAATGGCCGGCTACCGCGCCGCCGCGCGTTCGCAGTGCGACGCCTGGACCCGCGAAAAGGCCGCGCGCCTGGCCGCGGCGCGCTGA
- a CDS encoding ABC transporter ATP-binding protein, translating into MLELCNVSGGYGHAPVVRNVDLRVERGETVALLGPNGAGKTTLLAALSGILAQRSGTVKLAGADIGGLPSHRIVESGLVQVPEGRHVFAPLSVEDNLRLGSVTLIRRDRSRAEERFDFVYRLFPRLAERRRQLAGTLSGGEQQMVAIGRALMSAPRMLLLDEPFLGLAPRVVDEILTVLDRLRAEGLTMLLVEQKLDIALPFTRRAYVLMKGGIALAADSAELARRDDLAQLYFDLARRAA; encoded by the coding sequence ATGCTTGAACTGTGCAACGTCAGCGGCGGCTATGGCCACGCGCCCGTGGTGCGCAACGTCGACCTGCGGGTGGAGCGGGGCGAGACCGTCGCGCTGCTGGGGCCCAACGGCGCGGGCAAGACCACGCTCCTGGCGGCGCTGTCGGGCATTCTCGCGCAGCGCTCGGGCACGGTGAAGCTGGCCGGCGCCGACATAGGCGGTCTGCCCAGCCACCGCATCGTCGAATCGGGACTGGTCCAGGTTCCCGAGGGCCGGCACGTGTTCGCGCCGCTCTCGGTGGAAGACAACCTGCGCCTGGGCTCGGTCACGCTGATCCGGCGCGACCGTTCGCGCGCCGAGGAACGCTTCGATTTCGTCTACCGCCTGTTCCCCCGCCTGGCCGAGCGGCGCCGGCAGCTTGCCGGCACCCTGTCGGGCGGCGAACAGCAGATGGTGGCGATCGGCCGGGCGCTGATGTCCGCACCGCGCATGCTGCTGCTGGACGAGCCCTTCCTGGGCCTGGCGCCGCGGGTGGTGGACGAGATCCTGACGGTGCTCGACCGGCTGCGGGCCGAAGGCCTGACCATGCTGCTGGTCGAGCAGAAGCTGGACATCGCGCTGCCCTTCACCCGCCGCGCCTACGTGCTGATGAAGGGCGGCATCGCGCTGGCCGCCGACAGCGCCGAGCTGGCCCGCCGCGACGACCTCGCCCAACTCTATTTCGATCTGGCGCGGCGGGCGGCATGA
- a CDS encoding ABC transporter ATP-binding protein, translated as MNAPLLQARGLCKRFGGLHAVSDLDLDVHAGEVVGVIGPNGAGKTTTFNMIAGAFAPTSGQLAFDGRSLAGVPTHGFAPRGIVRTFQHNKSFDSLSVRENVMVGMHTRMPASLWRVLAGTPDSYRAEREAQRRADELVDFVGLGEFAQAEVSTLSFGQGRLLEIARGLAAGPRLMLFDEPAAGLAPGECARLEEIILGIARQGIAVLLIEHDMRFLMALADRVAVLNFGRKIADGTPDAVRADPAVIEAYLGNVENLAHA; from the coding sequence ATGAATGCCCCCCTGTTGCAGGCACGCGGCCTGTGCAAGCGTTTCGGCGGGCTGCACGCCGTTTCGGACCTGGACCTGGATGTGCACGCGGGTGAAGTGGTGGGCGTGATCGGCCCCAACGGCGCCGGCAAGACCACCACCTTCAACATGATCGCCGGCGCCTTCGCGCCCACCAGCGGCCAGCTGGCCTTCGACGGCCGCTCGCTGGCGGGCGTGCCCACGCACGGCTTCGCGCCGCGCGGGATCGTGCGCACCTTCCAGCACAACAAGTCCTTCGACAGCCTGTCGGTGCGCGAGAACGTCATGGTCGGCATGCACACGCGCATGCCGGCCTCGCTGTGGCGCGTGCTGGCGGGCACCCCCGACTCCTATCGCGCCGAACGCGAGGCACAACGGCGGGCGGACGAACTGGTGGACTTCGTCGGCCTGGGCGAGTTCGCGCAGGCCGAGGTCTCCACGCTGTCCTTCGGCCAGGGACGCCTGCTGGAGATCGCCCGCGGACTGGCCGCCGGGCCCCGCCTGATGCTGTTCGACGAACCGGCCGCCGGGTTGGCGCCGGGCGAATGCGCGCGGCTGGAGGAGATCATCCTGGGCATCGCGCGCCAGGGCATCGCGGTCCTGCTGATCGAGCACGACATGCGCTTCCTGATGGCGCTGGCCGACCGGGTGGCGGTCCTGAACTTCGGCCGCAAGATCGCCGACGGCACGCCCGACGCGGTGCGCGCCGACCCGGCGGTGATCGAGGCCTACCTCGGCAACGTGGAGAACCTGGCCCATGCTTGA
- a CDS encoding branched-chain amino acid ABC transporter permease, which translates to MKSLLSYVVAAVVLSAIAFALGAYQTDIYRKMLLWIALAISYNFLFGVSGQIAFSHFSFYGIGAYTIVILVTQAGMPLPLAVLATVAVCVALALVVAIPATRLEGFYLALATLAFAQLFIVVLNEGGTITGGTGGLASYRLPDIFGVHVTGPWYTVVIVVLMLATMAIIGRLDRSWFGRACRAVRDNPEAAAAMGVDVRRTKVIAYAVTSALAGVAGMVYAFVDNTVNPHIFGLENVFLLLFMVIVGGSGRMAGAILGAVLLYLMPLVLSPIIGHHHALVFGVFMVLAVLFQPRGLIGLWDRLQARRHRPPAALPRVPAVEPKPVKREGLA; encoded by the coding sequence ATGAAATCCCTGCTTTCCTACGTCGTGGCGGCCGTGGTGCTGTCGGCCATCGCCTTCGCGCTCGGGGCCTACCAGACCGACATCTACCGCAAGATGCTGCTGTGGATCGCGCTGGCCATCAGCTACAACTTCCTGTTCGGCGTCTCGGGCCAGATCGCCTTCTCGCATTTCAGCTTCTACGGCATCGGCGCCTACACCATCGTCATCCTGGTCACCCAGGCGGGCATGCCGCTGCCGCTGGCGGTGCTGGCCACGGTGGCGGTCTGCGTGGCGCTGGCGCTGGTGGTGGCCATACCGGCCACCCGCCTCGAGGGCTTCTACCTGGCGCTGGCCACGCTGGCCTTCGCCCAGCTCTTCATCGTCGTGCTGAACGAGGGTGGCACGATCACCGGCGGCACCGGCGGGCTGGCCAGCTACCGGCTGCCGGACATCTTCGGCGTGCACGTCACCGGCCCCTGGTACACGGTGGTGATCGTGGTGCTGATGCTGGCCACCATGGCCATCATCGGCCGGCTGGACCGTTCCTGGTTCGGCCGCGCCTGCCGCGCGGTGCGCGACAACCCCGAGGCCGCCGCGGCCATGGGCGTGGACGTGCGGCGCACCAAGGTCATCGCCTATGCCGTCACCAGCGCGCTGGCCGGCGTCGCCGGCATGGTCTACGCCTTCGTCGACAACACCGTCAACCCGCACATCTTCGGGCTCGAGAACGTCTTCCTGCTGCTGTTCATGGTGATCGTCGGCGGCAGCGGCCGCATGGCGGGCGCCATCCTGGGCGCGGTGCTGCTCTACCTGATGCCGCTCGTGCTCTCGCCCATCATCGGCCACCACCACGCCCTGGTGTTCGGCGTGTTCATGGTGCTGGCGGTGCTGTTCCAGCCGCGCGGCCTGATCGGGCTGTGGGACCGGCTGCAAGCCCGTCGCCACCGGCCTCCCGCGGCCCTGCCCCGCGTGCCGGCCGTCGAGCCCAAGCCGGTGAAACGGGAGGGCCTGGCATGA
- a CDS encoding branched-chain amino acid ABC transporter permease: MTDLLELLVSAAASGCIYGLVALAYLLITRPTGIINFGVGEWAMVAAFGAYVALSRIELPYAVSIALVAVLMVAVGWLTERLAVRPLVVRGAPPLAPVLALLGMLVVFRELVSLGFGPDPQPVPPAFGFGRLELGLLAGSYQSFFIIAIAAAVFAGAWYFFERTLTGRSFEAVALDRRAAALMGINLSRVTALSFAAGAVVAGLAGVLVAPNVSAHYLMGMPLAIQGFTALVIGGATRVEGALLGGLILAFAEQFTVRYAPVPPGLAMGVPLVLLIAFLLVRPAGLLRPREARA, translated from the coding sequence ATGACCGATCTACTCGAACTTCTCGTCAGCGCCGCCGCCAGCGGCTGTATCTACGGGCTGGTGGCGCTGGCCTATCTGCTGATCACGCGCCCGACCGGCATCATCAACTTCGGCGTGGGTGAATGGGCCATGGTGGCGGCCTTCGGCGCCTACGTGGCGCTGTCCCGCATCGAGCTGCCCTATGCCGTGTCCATCGCGCTGGTGGCCGTGCTGATGGTGGCCGTGGGCTGGCTGACCGAACGGCTGGCGGTGCGGCCGCTGGTGGTCAGGGGCGCGCCGCCGCTGGCGCCGGTGCTCGCGCTGCTGGGCATGCTGGTGGTGTTCCGCGAACTGGTGTCGCTGGGCTTCGGCCCCGACCCGCAGCCGGTGCCCCCGGCCTTCGGCTTCGGCCGGCTGGAACTCGGGCTGCTGGCCGGGTCGTACCAGAGCTTCTTCATCATCGCGATTGCCGCGGCGGTCTTCGCGGGTGCCTGGTACTTCTTCGAACGCACCCTGACCGGCCGGTCGTTCGAGGCGGTCGCGCTGGACCGCCGCGCCGCCGCGCTGATGGGCATCAACCTGTCGCGCGTGACGGCGCTGTCCTTCGCGGCCGGGGCGGTGGTGGCCGGACTGGCCGGCGTGCTGGTGGCGCCCAACGTCTCGGCCCATTATCTGATGGGCATGCCGCTGGCCATACAGGGCTTCACCGCGTTGGTCATAGGCGGAGCGACGCGGGTCGAGGGCGCCCTGCTGGGGGGCCTGATCCTGGCCTTCGCCGAGCAGTTCACGGTGCGCTACGCGCCGGTTCCGCCCGGACTGGCCATGGGCGTGCCGCTGGTGCTGCTGATCGCCTTCCTGCTGGTCCGCCCCGCGGGCCTGCTGCGTCCCCGGGAGGCCCGCGCATGA
- a CDS encoding ABC transporter substrate-binding protein, with translation MKIASPRSGRMAGFAVCAALAAAVLAMAPAMAQPIKIGIITDKVGPAKPYAEPVTAGAVFAAKELNAKGGILGRQVELLIEDDQARPDISATAARKLVEAGATFILSLSLTPSTQQVQTVTLETKTPQLTPSNSGDTLTTQIDNPYFWQTGPLGSTQIATLLAYAANRNFKRVALVGENSDLGQLTNRSFKAGLEKSGVQIVAEEVVPRGSTTADPQMQKVRAAKPDAIFLTGVTTPENVLILRSYRQLGLKMPVLGNFNLSVPQTAVVAKGLLDGVVFVDAFDPAKPEARRFIEAYKKENGVEPYNLNGYGYDGLMLVADAIKRAGGTDKEKVRAAMQATQGYAGVLGAVGSAYGFPEGKRTGFDRNGMVVRVYEGDKQGKVVFSGAQ, from the coding sequence ATGAAGATCGCATCCCCCCGGTCCGGCCGCATGGCCGGATTCGCCGTGTGCGCCGCCCTGGCCGCCGCCGTGCTGGCCATGGCCCCCGCCATGGCCCAACCCATCAAGATAGGCATCATCACCGACAAGGTGGGCCCGGCCAAGCCCTATGCCGAACCGGTCACCGCGGGCGCCGTCTTCGCCGCCAAGGAGCTCAATGCCAAGGGCGGCATCCTGGGCCGCCAGGTCGAGCTGCTGATCGAGGACGACCAGGCCCGCCCCGACATCTCGGCCACGGCCGCGCGCAAGCTGGTGGAAGCCGGCGCCACGTTCATCCTGTCGCTGTCGCTCACGCCGTCGACCCAGCAGGTGCAGACCGTCACGCTGGAAACCAAGACGCCGCAGCTCACGCCGTCCAACAGCGGCGACACCCTGACCACGCAGATCGACAACCCCTATTTCTGGCAGACCGGCCCGCTGGGCTCGACCCAGATCGCCACGCTGCTGGCCTACGCGGCCAACCGCAACTTCAAGCGCGTGGCGCTGGTCGGTGAAAACTCCGACCTGGGCCAGCTGACCAACCGCTCGTTCAAGGCGGGGCTGGAGAAATCCGGCGTGCAGATCGTGGCCGAGGAAGTGGTCCCGCGCGGCTCGACCACCGCCGACCCGCAGATGCAGAAGGTGCGCGCGGCCAAGCCCGACGCCATCTTCCTGACCGGCGTCACCACGCCCGAGAACGTGCTCATCCTGCGTTCGTACCGCCAGCTGGGCCTGAAGATGCCGGTGCTGGGCAACTTCAACCTGTCGGTGCCCCAGACCGCGGTGGTGGCCAAGGGACTGCTGGACGGCGTGGTGTTCGTCGATGCCTTCGACCCGGCCAAGCCGGAAGCGCGCCGCTTCATCGAGGCCTACAAGAAAGAGAACGGCGTCGAGCCCTACAACCTGAACGGCTACGGCTACGACGGGCTGATGCTGGTGGCCGACGCCATCAAGCGGGCCGGCGGCACCGACAAGGAGAAGGTGCGCGCGGCCATGCAGGCCACGCAGGGCTACGCGGGCGTGCTGGGCGCGGTGGGATCGGCCTACGGCTTCCCCGAGGGCAAGCGCACGGGCTTCGACCGCAACGGCATGGTGGTGCGGGTGTACGAGGGCGACAAGCAGGGCAAGGTCGTCTTCTCGGGCGCGCAGTGA
- a CDS encoding NADPH-dependent FMN reductase, with translation MDAHTTPGAHQAGRLQILGICGSLRRRSYNRMALLAAHDLMPVELSLELAELDGIPIYNGDMEAEGIPEPVRQLADRIRAADGLLIASPEYNFSVSGALKNAIDWLSRLDPQPFRYKPVAVLSATQGPVGGARNQYDLRKILGCLEAQVLLRPEVFIGSCHTKFDAKGRLADEATRKVLGDQMAAFAHWVRRLRALDPARA, from the coding sequence TTGGACGCTCATACGACGCCCGGCGCGCATCAGGCCGGCCGCCTCCAGATCCTGGGGATATGCGGCAGCCTGCGGCGCCGTTCCTACAACCGCATGGCGCTGCTCGCCGCGCACGACCTGATGCCGGTCGAGTTGTCGCTGGAACTGGCCGAACTCGACGGCATTCCCATCTACAACGGCGACATGGAGGCCGAGGGCATCCCCGAGCCGGTGCGGCAACTGGCGGACCGCATCCGCGCCGCGGACGGACTGCTGATCGCCAGCCCCGAATACAACTTCTCGGTCAGTGGCGCGCTCAAGAACGCGATCGACTGGCTCTCGCGCCTGGATCCCCAGCCCTTCCGGTACAAGCCGGTGGCCGTGCTGTCCGCCACCCAGGGACCGGTGGGAGGCGCACGCAACCAGTACGACCTGCGCAAGATCCTCGGCTGCCTGGAAGCCCAGGTGCTGCTGCGGCCCGAGGTATTCATCGGTTCCTGCCACACGAAATTCGACGCCAAGGGCCGGCTGGCCGACGAAGCCACGCGCAAGGTGCTGGGCGACCAGATGGCGGCCTTCGCCCATTGGGTCCGGCGCCTGCGCGCCCTGGACCCGGCGCGCGCCTAG